One genomic region from Spirosoma sp. KCTC 42546 encodes:
- a CDS encoding glycoside hydrolase family 71/99-like protein, which produces MKTTAFLFLSLTGWLLGITIGRSQPAEVNYDEKGCLYTSCKGLVMAGYQGWFAAQGDASERGWHHYQKRGKFEPGYASIDFWPDVKDYPITYKTAFQFADGSPASLYSPFDESSVDLHFNWMKEYGIDGVFMQRFLTEVKSEKGKRHFNKVLENALKAAKKHRRAICIMYDLSGSTSADMELLVKDWEEVQQIFSLFNNQENPTYLRHNGKPLLAIWGVGFNDGRRYTTADIQVLVDRVKGPTKKTSILLGVPYYWRTMTKDTEVSDRLHPLIKSADIIMPWAVGRYKPETYATVAGSTLADDIAWCKAAKVDYVPLVFPGFSWGNLKNSPNVYNQIPRLKGDFLWQQVAGAKAADAQSLYVAMFDEVDEGTAIFKTRRENELPLNGEGKFVGIESDLGSDYYLWLTGQAAHWFHGKKGYSSQKPGRKK; this is translated from the coding sequence ATGAAAACAACTGCATTTCTATTTCTATCCCTGACAGGTTGGTTACTAGGCATCACAATCGGTAGAAGCCAACCTGCCGAGGTGAACTATGACGAAAAAGGTTGCCTTTATACGAGTTGCAAAGGGCTGGTGATGGCGGGCTATCAGGGCTGGTTTGCCGCCCAGGGCGATGCGTCTGAACGAGGTTGGCATCATTATCAGAAACGGGGAAAATTCGAACCGGGTTATGCATCGATTGACTTCTGGCCGGATGTGAAAGACTATCCGATTACGTACAAAACGGCTTTTCAATTTGCGGATGGTAGTCCGGCATCCCTCTACAGCCCTTTTGATGAGAGCAGTGTCGACCTGCATTTCAACTGGATGAAAGAGTACGGGATCGACGGGGTTTTTATGCAGCGATTTCTGACCGAAGTGAAGTCTGAAAAAGGAAAGCGACATTTCAACAAGGTGCTGGAGAATGCGCTGAAAGCAGCTAAGAAACACCGCCGGGCCATCTGCATCATGTATGACCTGAGTGGCTCAACCTCCGCTGATATGGAGCTGCTGGTAAAGGATTGGGAGGAAGTGCAACAGATATTTTCGCTATTCAATAACCAAGAAAACCCGACTTATCTGCGGCACAACGGCAAACCCCTCCTGGCAATCTGGGGAGTAGGCTTTAACGACGGTCGACGGTACACCACGGCCGATATTCAGGTGCTGGTGGATCGGGTAAAAGGCCCGACGAAAAAAACGTCGATTCTGCTCGGTGTACCATACTACTGGCGAACGATGACCAAAGATACCGAAGTCTCTGACCGACTCCATCCGCTCATTAAAAGCGCCGACATTATTATGCCCTGGGCGGTGGGTCGCTATAAACCCGAAACGTACGCTACGGTAGCGGGCAGTACACTGGCAGACGACATTGCCTGGTGTAAAGCGGCTAAGGTGGATTACGTACCGCTGGTTTTTCCGGGGTTTAGCTGGGGGAATCTCAAAAATAGTCCCAATGTCTATAACCAGATTCCGCGGTTAAAAGGCGATTTCCTCTGGCAGCAGGTGGCTGGTGCCAAAGCAGCCGATGCCCAGAGTCTTTACGTAGCCATGTTCGATGAAGTTGATGAAGGCACTGCCATCTTCAAAACTCGCCGAGAGAACGAATTACCCCTGAATGGCGAAGGCAAGTTTGTTGGCATTGAATCCGACCTGGGTTCGGATTATTACCTCTGGCTCACGGGGCAGGCTGCTCACTGGTTTCATGGTAAGAAAGGGTATAGCTCCCAAAAGCCTGGTCGCAAGAAATAA
- a CDS encoding FG-GAP-like repeat-containing protein, which translates to MKTLLCCLLLFCANISFGQSGASEAKAGIGLTFVPDVIVKGSSLTGWHSLGQADWRAENGELIGSLKPGSSSGWLVLERSYQDIGFHAQFRCSGGSETGVLFRLEKTADGYKGILVSIRETEVGSYRITLDAQGRELTREKLRSAGSIVRLAPPTKPNETADNAAANRNRRPAYFGLKLPISRVESSYRPNDWNQVEIFLDNNIIRTFLNDSGEMAGGAADEEAGRYGPIALYVGGTGEVRFKEVGYKDAALRTMPNEKTSDRFQVQRINDMYYSWGAGAGDFNRDGTPDLVAGPYIYFGPDFTQSREIYPAFPFNPSKEFTDVNCQYTYDFNGDGWTDILTGPPRATLYLNPKGESRRWDKFEVVVPVQTEVTLFKDIDNDGKPELIYGAEGELRYAKPDPTDPTKPWTVHPVSEKGYFLAHGIGLGDINSDGRTDFVNPNGWWEQPTADSSGKLWPYHPAAFARYGHRGPGVGGSMMAIYDVNGDKLNDVVTGLNAHGFGLGWYEQKRDSNGTITFVQHVISDDFSTKNAGNVTFSQPHGSTQADIDGDGIPDFIVGKRYWSHLDNYFDPDPYGPPVLYWYRTVRNPKAPGGAEFVPELIHNRSGVGSDVLATDLNKDGAIDIVTSTDRGTFIFWNQKGEKQRPKMK; encoded by the coding sequence GTGAAAACTTTACTGTGTTGTCTGTTGCTGTTCTGCGCTAATATTTCATTCGGGCAGTCTGGCGCGTCGGAAGCCAAAGCTGGCATCGGGCTAACGTTTGTGCCCGATGTTATCGTCAAAGGGTCGAGCTTGACTGGTTGGCATTCGCTGGGGCAGGCAGACTGGCGGGCCGAAAATGGCGAACTGATTGGTTCTCTAAAACCTGGCTCTTCGAGCGGTTGGCTCGTGCTGGAACGCTCCTATCAGGACATCGGATTTCACGCGCAGTTCCGTTGCTCGGGTGGTAGCGAAACGGGTGTTCTGTTCCGACTGGAGAAAACAGCGGATGGGTATAAAGGAATTCTGGTATCGATTCGGGAAACGGAAGTAGGTTCCTATCGTATCACGCTGGATGCACAAGGACGTGAATTGACACGGGAGAAATTACGGTCGGCGGGTAGTATTGTTCGACTGGCGCCACCGACCAAACCTAACGAGACTGCGGATAATGCGGCTGCTAACCGGAACCGTCGCCCGGCTTATTTTGGACTGAAACTACCCATTTCGCGCGTAGAAAGTAGCTATCGTCCGAACGACTGGAATCAGGTTGAGATTTTTCTGGACAACAACATTATCCGTACGTTTCTCAACGACAGTGGTGAAATGGCCGGTGGAGCTGCCGATGAAGAGGCTGGTCGGTACGGCCCTATCGCCTTATACGTAGGTGGAACCGGCGAAGTTCGCTTCAAGGAGGTTGGTTATAAAGATGCCGCCCTGCGGACCATGCCCAACGAAAAAACATCGGATCGTTTCCAGGTGCAACGAATCAACGACATGTATTATTCGTGGGGTGCAGGTGCCGGTGATTTCAACCGGGATGGTACTCCCGACCTAGTGGCTGGTCCTTATATTTACTTCGGGCCTGATTTCACCCAGTCACGAGAAATTTATCCGGCTTTTCCGTTCAATCCGTCGAAAGAATTTACGGACGTTAACTGTCAGTACACCTACGATTTTAATGGTGACGGCTGGACTGACATCCTGACCGGACCACCCCGCGCTACGTTGTACCTGAACCCAAAAGGCGAATCACGTCGCTGGGATAAATTCGAGGTTGTGGTGCCTGTTCAGACGGAGGTTACCTTATTTAAAGACATTGACAACGACGGCAAACCCGAACTGATTTACGGGGCAGAGGGTGAACTTCGCTATGCCAAACCTGACCCTACCGACCCCACGAAACCCTGGACCGTGCATCCCGTTTCAGAAAAAGGCTATTTCCTGGCGCATGGGATTGGCCTTGGGGATATTAACAGCGATGGGCGAACCGACTTTGTTAACCCGAACGGCTGGTGGGAACAGCCCACGGCTGATAGCAGTGGGAAATTATGGCCTTATCATCCAGCGGCATTTGCCCGATACGGCCACCGGGGGCCAGGCGTGGGAGGCAGCATGATGGCTATTTACGACGTCAATGGCGACAAGTTGAACGACGTTGTAACGGGCCTCAACGCACACGGTTTCGGCTTGGGCTGGTACGAACAGAAACGGGACTCTAATGGAACGATCACCTTTGTTCAGCACGTGATCAGTGACGATTTCTCCACGAAAAATGCCGGTAACGTAACTTTTTCACAGCCCCACGGCTCTACGCAGGCGGATATCGATGGCGATGGAATACCGGATTTCATTGTGGGGAAACGCTATTGGTCACACCTGGATAACTACTTCGACCCGGACCCATATGGCCCCCCGGTTCTGTACTGGTACCGGACCGTTCGGAATCCCAAAGCGCCGGGTGGTGCCGAGTTTGTACCCGAACTGATTCACAACCGATCAGGGGTTGGATCAGACGTACTGGCGACAGACCTAAATAAAGACGGTGCTATCGATATTGTTACGTCCACCGACCGGGGGACGTTCATTTTCTGGAACCAGAAAGGCGAAAAGCAACGCCCTAAGATGAAGTAG